The following are encoded together in the Zingiber officinale cultivar Zhangliang chromosome 8A, Zo_v1.1, whole genome shotgun sequence genome:
- the LOC122010063 gene encoding vesicle-associated protein 2-1-like, whose protein sequence is MGVGGQMISIHPEELTFGLELEKPSYCNLKVINNTEHHVAFKVKTTAPKKYFVRPNTSVVQPWDSSTVIVTLQPQKEYPPDMQCKDKFLIQSAKVPPISDMDEIPNDTFSKEGGKVIDEHKLKVVYRSPAQSGHGNTEEESGLASAATGRRGSDMMNNSSFEETQALQRLKEERNATLQQNHQFQRELEILKKRRSHKGDAGFSLAFTAFAGLIGILVGFILNLTLSTPSSG, encoded by the exons ATGGGTGTGGGCGGCCAGATGATCTCTATTCACCCGGAAGAGCTCACCTTTGGAT TGGAGTTGGAGAAACCGTCTTATTGCAATCTCAAGGTCATCAACAATACGGAGCACCATGTTGCGTTCAAG GTGAAAACGACGGCTCCGAAGAAATACTTTGTCCGCCCTAACACTAGTGTGGTGCAGCCTTGGGATTCATCCACCGTCATAG TTACTCTCCAGCCCCAAAAGGAGTACCCACCTGATATGCAATGCAAGGACAAATTCCTCATCCAGAGTGCCAAAGTGCCCCCTATAAGTGACATGGACGAAATTCCTAATGACACG TTTAGCAAAGAAGGTGGTAAGGTAATAGATGAACACAAGCTCAAGGTGGTTTACAGATCTCCGGCACAATCTGGTCATGGAAATACAGAAGAAGAGTCAGGCCTTGCTTCCGCAGCTACCGGAAGAAGAGGATCTGAT ATGATGAATAACTCAAGTTTCGAAGAG ACCCAAGCATTACAACGTTTGAAGGAAGAAAGGAATGCAACTCTTCAGCAAAATCATCAGTTCCAAAGAGAATTG GAAATCTTGAAGAAGCGCAGAAGCCATAAAGGTGACGCTGGGTTTTCTTTGGCATTTACAGCATTTGCTGGTTTAATAGGTATACTGGTTGGGTTCATCTTGAACCTTACCTTATCAACACCTTCATCTGGATAG